The Rhodothermaceae bacterium genome window below encodes:
- a CDS encoding GH3 auxin-responsive promoter family protein, translated as MNQRAPAKIQAKLLRRLLRRASNTEWGQRFEFARIAQESDVVKAYQARVPIHTYDDIQPFVDQVRAGAEDLFWPGGIKHFAVSSGTASKGKVIPLSKDMLQLNRSFAVTLTLQYLMRSRSVKTLLGKHLTLPGTIEGDPNFPSTLIGEVSGLQTLFAPGVFRLFLQALPSSIAFAPDWDTKLRSVVDQTMNQDIRLVAMAPTWALVVFGLLIERYNEVNGTSVRTVGEVWPKLQLYISGGVALSSYRSILEEQIGLPNIDFLEVYGASEGFFSYQTDLSDPAMHLHLNNGVFYEFVPLDELTSENPRRLTIEHVKTGVRYAPILTTCSGLWSYVLGDVIRFTNTSPHKIVVAGRTSEMIDKYGEAVFGEDAREAINKTCDVTDSLVREYHVSAIPPNGTQTPTHEWLLEFSRIPHDCEAFIRSLDFALCDINRHYQTRREAKAFRPPEIVLVPEGTFNAWLKTSKGQIRSQTKVPRMSDQRNIADGILAHAGQDARRICVDEFM; from the coding sequence ATGAATCAACGCGCACCTGCCAAAATACAAGCCAAGTTGCTGCGCCGCTTGCTACGTCGCGCTTCAAACACCGAGTGGGGGCAGAGGTTTGAGTTTGCACGAATTGCCCAAGAATCGGATGTCGTGAAAGCATATCAGGCCCGCGTACCCATTCACACTTATGATGATATTCAACCGTTCGTGGATCAAGTGCGAGCGGGTGCAGAAGATCTATTTTGGCCCGGTGGGATTAAACATTTTGCCGTCTCAAGTGGAACTGCTTCAAAAGGGAAAGTAATTCCTCTCAGTAAGGATATGCTCCAGTTGAATCGCAGTTTTGCAGTGACGCTTACCTTGCAGTATTTGATGCGCTCAAGGTCTGTCAAAACTCTTCTTGGTAAACATCTAACACTTCCCGGAACCATTGAAGGCGATCCCAATTTCCCCAGTACACTCATCGGGGAGGTCAGTGGATTGCAAACTCTTTTTGCCCCTGGAGTCTTCAGGCTTTTCCTGCAGGCACTTCCGTCTTCGATTGCGTTTGCTCCTGACTGGGATACAAAATTGCGCTCTGTTGTCGACCAAACGATGAACCAAGATATTCGTTTGGTAGCGATGGCTCCAACATGGGCCCTGGTAGTTTTTGGGCTATTAATTGAGCGGTACAATGAGGTGAATGGAACCAGTGTGAGAACCGTTGGAGAGGTATGGCCCAAACTGCAACTGTATATTTCAGGAGGGGTCGCCCTTAGCTCCTATCGATCCATTCTTGAAGAGCAGATTGGCTTACCTAACATAGATTTTCTGGAAGTCTACGGTGCTTCGGAGGGATTTTTTTCCTATCAAACCGACTTAAGCGACCCCGCCATGCATCTGCATCTAAATAATGGTGTCTTCTACGAGTTTGTCCCACTAGATGAACTCACATCAGAGAATCCGAGGAGATTGACCATCGAGCATGTAAAAACCGGGGTAAGATATGCTCCAATCCTCACCACATGCAGTGGACTCTGGTCCTACGTATTGGGCGATGTGATTCGTTTTACCAATACCTCCCCGCACAAGATTGTGGTTGCCGGCAGAACATCAGAGATGATTGACAAATATGGAGAAGCCGTTTTCGGCGAGGATGCCCGTGAAGCAATCAACAAGACCTGTGACGTTACAGATAGTCTTGTTCGGGAATACCACGTTTCTGCCATTCCCCCAAATGGTACGCAGACTCCGACCCATGAATGGCTCCTTGAGTTTAGCCGAATCCCTCACGACTGCGAGGCATTTATCCGATCACTGGATTTTGCACTTTGTGATATAAACCGGCATTATCAAACTCGCCGTGAGGCGAAAGCCTTCCGGCCACCCGAGATCGTGCTTGTCCCAGAGGGGACCTTCAACGCATGGCTGAAAACCAGTAAGGGACAGATCCGTAGCCAGACAAAGGTCCCCAGAATGAGTGATCAGCGCAACATCGCGGACGGCATTCTAGCACATGCTGGACAGGATGCACGTCGAATTTGTGTGGACGAATTCATGTAG
- a CDS encoding sulfotransferase family protein, with translation MCLRIHLCSGPRNVSTALMYSFAQRPDTHVIDEPLYAHYLRSTGASHPGRDEILATMEHSGEKVVQETLLEPCDHPILFVKNMGHHLIDLDWGFLDQMTTVILIRDPEQMLPSLINQVPRPKLADTALAMQRKVFDYLTHRGKSPCVLDAREVLTDPEKILRNLCSELGINFDPIMLHWEAKPIPEDGVWAPHWYHVLHKSTGFAPYTHKSAPFPDFLRPLLNECIPYYNYLYHHALKA, from the coding sequence ATGTGCTTACGAATTCACTTGTGCAGTGGCCCCCGCAATGTGTCTACAGCACTCATGTATTCATTCGCCCAACGCCCGGATACACATGTGATTGACGAGCCGCTTTATGCCCATTACCTTCGAAGTACGGGTGCATCACATCCCGGCCGAGATGAGATCCTGGCCACAATGGAGCATTCCGGGGAAAAGGTCGTCCAGGAAACTCTCCTGGAGCCGTGCGATCATCCTATACTTTTCGTCAAAAATATGGGACATCATTTGATTGATCTAGACTGGGGATTCCTGGATCAGATGACCACGGTGATCCTGATTCGTGACCCCGAACAGATGCTCCCCTCACTCATCAATCAGGTTCCGCGGCCCAAACTTGCGGATACAGCATTAGCCATGCAGCGGAAAGTTTTCGACTATCTGACACACCGTGGAAAATCTCCATGCGTTCTTGATGCACGCGAAGTCTTAACCGACCCTGAAAAAATCCTTCGCAATCTGTGTTCAGAACTTGGAATCAATTTTGATCCAATCATGCTCCACTGGGAAGCAAAACCAATCCCGGAGGATGGTGTCTGGGCCCCGCACTGGTATCATGTGCTTCATAAGTCTACAGGCTTCGCACCCTACACACATAAATCAGCTCCCTTCCCTGATTTTCTGCGTCCATTACTCAATGAGTGTATTCCCTATTATAATTACTTATATCACCACGCTCTAAAAGCTTAA
- a CDS encoding inositol monophosphatase family protein has product MESLENFFRTLLEEAGRRAMSYFLRTTHEIKRDGSPVTAADKAVQEYLVAAIMRKFPQDGIIAEEDEVLRSPRQGSRYWTIDPIDGTVSFMAGMASWGIAVGLIEENVPVAGFIYLPATRDLFYSNGTHVWRNSQPRLLTTDRSLHTNTILLTHARPHQRYTLRRSFPGRVLSLGTASAHLSLVATGGAHVVLIGHDKVWDLAPGYAMLSANGGVLRYLDGTDCDLSTLLDGRSAPLPMLGGPASLVEEILSHLDYWAIPSVAV; this is encoded by the coding sequence ATGGAGTCACTGGAAAATTTTTTCCGTACGCTATTAGAGGAAGCTGGGCGTCGTGCAATGAGCTACTTTCTTCGCACGACTCATGAGATCAAACGGGACGGTTCACCGGTTACCGCCGCAGATAAAGCTGTTCAGGAATATCTGGTCGCTGCGATTATGCGCAAGTTTCCCCAAGATGGAATCATCGCGGAGGAAGATGAGGTGTTACGCAGCCCGCGGCAGGGCTCACGCTATTGGACAATCGACCCGATTGACGGCACCGTTTCGTTCATGGCGGGGATGGCAAGTTGGGGGATCGCCGTTGGATTGATCGAAGAAAACGTACCGGTTGCGGGGTTCATCTATCTTCCTGCAACCAGGGATCTGTTTTATTCGAATGGAACACATGTATGGAGAAATTCTCAACCCAGGTTACTTACCACGGATCGTTCCTTGCACACAAACACCATCTTGCTGACTCATGCACGTCCTCATCAGCGCTATACACTTCGGCGGTCGTTTCCAGGCCGTGTTCTATCTCTAGGAACGGCATCGGCGCATTTGAGCCTGGTAGCAACTGGGGGTGCTCATGTGGTTCTGATCGGCCACGATAAAGTCTGGGATCTGGCTCCAGGCTATGCGATGCTATCTGCCAATGGCGGGGTTCTACGCTATCTCGATGGAACAGACTGTGACCTCTCTACTCTCTTGGATGGGCGGTCGGCACCGTTGCCAATGCTCGGAGGCCCGGCGTCTTTGGTAGAAGAAATCCTGTCTCACCTGGATTACTGGGCGATCCCCAGCGTAGCGGTTTAG